A window of Rubricoccus marinus contains these coding sequences:
- a CDS encoding T9SS type A sorting domain-containing protein, with protein MRLQTLLLTLLLVGASASAQTTYEVRQESAPNANDFDSQPSLGTVTPYDGTSQTVAAYYNRSSGAPFTYQGPAPLYSAIANDKAVLFLVETSEGLALMNVIRAGQGNTLWSTTTSGPFTSLALEDDPDNAADTFTFANGTLTASGQIGATYGDGSVLLVERNSPEPIFFSLDSGTQGLSGANAGIQVFGPDGSGGNTVIPASITNGRRVRLAPTQLSIGAGPPSDAPGWRLLSAPVSGLSVLDLAQINYVGGVPAGDVNAAQYPGAGYTNARGQLAGNLFHAYEGVASIRNQAGTADSVAVIYAPVPSTDYTFESGRGLWWYWYDAAFDLEQTRGGGIGVSYELTDADFALRASGLPVTSDVTASFPLATVLPLTFDGDGDGNPDAEVPQDYFYMGGNPFAQPFNVDGISASGGTVQQLVYTWDPTALDGAGNHVPLARSATPTPTSNAGANAAVWQGLLIEVTPDGTAGPTLTYAATSADGGAAATFYGKGGSAPEAIQEFALTLSGEGTEDKAWLRFQPYATDGWDAADGSKYSLAPAQIAFSTPEGKRLGMSALDDGTAAPLARRVRVRMSFTAKEAGTYTLAWDRTLARGWGATLFDRVTRRRVNMRRNASYTFQSDAMDWSERFEIRVRPAKGAATAKTSGEDEPVVGTPYPNPASGASRIEVAVGEAQDVRVSIYDALGREVGVAHEGTLAAGSHVVTLPVESLSAGTYIVRVTGGDVAETRRLTVVR; from the coding sequence ATGCGACTTCAGACTCTCCTCCTCACGCTTCTCCTGGTCGGCGCGTCCGCGTCGGCTCAGACCACCTACGAGGTCCGCCAGGAGTCCGCGCCCAACGCGAACGACTTCGACTCCCAGCCCTCGCTGGGCACCGTCACGCCCTACGATGGCACCTCGCAGACGGTCGCGGCCTACTACAACCGCTCTTCGGGCGCCCCGTTCACCTACCAGGGGCCCGCCCCGCTGTACAGCGCGATTGCGAACGACAAGGCCGTGCTGTTCCTCGTCGAGACGAGCGAGGGCCTCGCGCTGATGAACGTGATTCGGGCTGGACAGGGCAACACGCTCTGGTCCACCACGACGTCCGGCCCGTTCACCTCGCTCGCGTTGGAGGACGACCCGGACAACGCGGCCGACACGTTCACCTTCGCCAACGGGACGCTCACGGCATCCGGGCAGATCGGCGCCACGTATGGGGACGGATCGGTCCTGCTCGTTGAGCGGAACAGCCCGGAGCCCATCTTCTTCAGCCTGGACTCCGGGACGCAGGGCCTCAGCGGAGCGAACGCCGGCATTCAGGTGTTCGGGCCTGACGGCTCTGGCGGCAACACGGTGATTCCGGCTAGCATCACGAACGGACGCCGCGTGCGGCTCGCGCCCACGCAGCTCAGCATCGGCGCGGGCCCTCCCTCGGACGCTCCAGGCTGGCGGCTGCTCTCGGCTCCCGTATCGGGCCTGAGCGTGTTGGACCTCGCGCAGATCAACTACGTCGGCGGCGTGCCTGCGGGCGACGTCAACGCGGCGCAGTACCCTGGCGCAGGCTACACCAACGCCAGAGGCCAGCTCGCAGGCAACCTCTTCCACGCGTACGAAGGCGTGGCGAGCATCCGCAACCAGGCCGGCACCGCGGACTCCGTCGCAGTGATCTACGCTCCCGTTCCCTCCACGGATTACACCTTCGAGTCCGGCCGCGGCCTCTGGTGGTACTGGTACGACGCGGCCTTTGACCTGGAGCAGACCCGCGGCGGCGGCATCGGCGTGAGCTACGAGCTCACCGACGCGGACTTCGCTCTCCGCGCCAGCGGCCTCCCCGTCACGTCCGACGTGACGGCGAGCTTCCCGCTCGCCACCGTCCTCCCGCTCACCTTCGACGGTGACGGCGACGGAAACCCGGATGCCGAGGTCCCGCAGGACTACTTCTACATGGGTGGCAACCCGTTTGCGCAGCCGTTCAACGTGGACGGCATCTCCGCCTCTGGCGGAACCGTGCAGCAGCTGGTCTACACGTGGGACCCGACCGCCCTGGACGGCGCGGGCAACCACGTGCCTCTGGCGCGCTCCGCCACCCCCACGCCGACGAGCAACGCGGGCGCGAACGCCGCCGTGTGGCAGGGCCTCCTCATCGAGGTGACGCCCGACGGCACCGCCGGGCCGACGCTCACGTACGCCGCCACCAGCGCGGACGGGGGCGCCGCGGCGACGTTCTACGGCAAGGGCGGCTCCGCGCCAGAGGCCATCCAGGAGTTCGCGCTCACGCTCTCCGGCGAGGGCACCGAGGACAAGGCGTGGCTCCGTTTCCAGCCCTACGCCACGGACGGCTGGGACGCCGCCGACGGCTCCAAGTACTCCCTCGCCCCAGCGCAAATCGCCTTCTCGACGCCAGAGGGCAAGCGGCTGGGCATGAGCGCGCTCGACGATGGGACCGCGGCGCCTCTGGCGCGGCGCGTACGGGTGCGGATGAGCTTTACCGCGAAAGAGGCTGGCACGTACACCCTCGCGTGGGACCGGACGCTCGCGAGAGGCTGGGGCGCCACGTTGTTCGACCGCGTCACGCGCCGCCGCGTCAACATGCGCCGCAACGCGAGCTACACGTTCCAGAGCGACGCCATGGACTGGTCCGAGCGCTTCGAGATCCGTGTCCGCCCGGCCAAGGGCGCCGCGACGGCGAAGACCTCGGGTGAGGACGAGCCCGTTGTGGGCACGCCGTACCCGAACCCGGCCTCTGGCGCGAGCCGCATAGAGGTCGCCGTTGGCGAGGCGCAGGACGTGCGGGTGTCCATCTACGACGCGCTTGGCCGCGAGGTAGGCGTCGCCCACGAGGGCACGTTGGCCGCCGGCTCCCACGTGGTGACGCTTCCGGTGGAGTCCCTCTCCGCGGGGACGTACATCGTCCGCGTGACCGGCGGGGACGTTGCCGAAACGCGCCGTCTCACCGTCGTGCGGTAG
- a CDS encoding bifunctional nuclease family protein encodes MDYIQVDIIGLSTSPSSGGAYALVLGETHGNRRLPIIIGAFEAQAIALELEKIQPPRPMTHDLLSNLFEALGAEVTDIVIDDLREGTFFAKVRYVYDDEEAQLDSRPSDAVALAVRTDAPIFVAASVLEEAGIPADDEDIDAPEADDAPQRVVTSGGGGGSRLERMEGQLQKAIEEEDYEMAAKLRDEIERMKSEN; translated from the coding sequence ATGGATTACATCCAGGTCGACATCATCGGGCTCTCCACGAGCCCATCCTCGGGTGGAGCCTACGCCCTCGTGTTAGGCGAGACGCACGGCAACCGCCGCCTGCCCATCATCATCGGCGCCTTTGAGGCGCAGGCCATCGCGCTGGAGCTGGAGAAGATCCAGCCGCCGCGGCCGATGACGCACGATCTGCTCAGCAACCTTTTCGAGGCGCTCGGCGCGGAGGTGACCGACATCGTGATCGACGACCTCCGTGAGGGGACGTTTTTCGCCAAGGTCCGCTACGTCTACGACGACGAGGAGGCGCAACTGGACTCCCGCCCGTCCGACGCCGTCGCGCTGGCCGTGCGCACGGATGCGCCCATCTTCGTGGCTGCGAGCGTGCTCGAAGAGGCCGGCATCCCGGCCGACGATGAGGACATCGACGCGCCAGAGGCGGACGACGCGCCGCAGCGAGTGGTGACTTCGGGCGGCGGCGGAGGCTCGCGTCTGGAACGCATGGAGGGGCAACTCCAGAAGGCCATCGAGGAAGAGGACTACGAGATGGCGGCCAAACTGCGCGACGAGATCGAGCGGATGAAGTCCGAGAACTGA
- a CDS encoding NAD(P)-dependent oxidoreductase encodes MLVSIFGASGRTGRPLVQQALAAGHAVTALVRTPEAFPLTHANLTVVQGDATDPAAVRAAIPDGTDAVFVALGHADGSPKDVLTMSTRHILAAMEASGVRRIVNLTGGGVASPKDPPFLPAKIVRGIMRVVAGPLLKDSERQHALLAQSGLDWTNVRGPRLTEGPETGEIEVGYLKLGPASVSRADVARFMLNAAERGEWIGEAPHITSA; translated from the coding sequence ATGCTCGTCTCCATTTTCGGCGCCTCCGGACGCACCGGCCGCCCCCTCGTTCAACAGGCCCTCGCCGCAGGGCACGCTGTCACCGCGCTTGTCCGCACGCCAGAGGCCTTCCCCCTCACGCACGCCAACCTCACCGTGGTGCAGGGCGACGCCACCGACCCCGCAGCGGTCCGCGCCGCGATTCCGGACGGCACGGACGCCGTCTTCGTCGCGCTCGGGCATGCCGACGGCTCTCCCAAAGACGTGCTCACCATGAGCACGCGGCACATCCTCGCAGCGATGGAGGCCTCTGGCGTACGCCGCATCGTGAACCTCACCGGCGGGGGCGTGGCCAGCCCAAAGGACCCGCCGTTCCTGCCGGCCAAGATCGTCCGCGGCATCATGCGCGTCGTGGCGGGGCCGCTCCTGAAAGACTCCGAGCGGCAGCACGCGCTTCTGGCGCAATCCGGCCTGGACTGGACCAACGTCCGCGGGCCGCGCCTTACCGAGGGGCCCGAAACAGGCGAGATCGAGGTCGGCTACCTCAAGCTTGGCCCCGCTTCGGTCTCCCGCGCCGACGTGGCGCGCTTCATGCTCAACGCGGCGGAGAGAGGCGAGTGGATCGGCGAGGCGCCGCACATCACATCCGCCTAG
- a CDS encoding winged helix-turn-helix transcriptional regulator, giving the protein METARPEAGLDGGACPVTRLVDVIGGRWKVPILWQLSTGTHRYGALRRAIGGISERMLVQQLRALEADGLVARTQYPEVPPRVEYALTERGCSLVPLLQGLAEWSATHLTAGAER; this is encoded by the coding sequence ATGGAAACGGCACGCCCTGAAGCTGGACTCGACGGTGGCGCCTGCCCCGTCACGCGCCTGGTCGACGTGATCGGCGGGCGGTGGAAGGTGCCTATCCTCTGGCAACTCTCTACGGGCACGCACCGCTACGGCGCGCTGCGCCGCGCCATCGGTGGGATCTCGGAGCGGATGCTCGTTCAGCAACTCCGCGCGCTCGAAGCCGATGGGCTCGTGGCACGCACGCAGTACCCGGAGGTCCCGCCGCGCGTGGAGTACGCGCTGACCGAACGGGGCTGCTCATTGGTGCCCCTGCTCCAAGGCCTCGCGGAGTGGAGCGCCACGCACCTCACCGCCGGCGCCGAGCGCTAA